The stretch of DNA TATTGGGATTCTAAACATAATAAAAGCCAATATTCAGTTTCATCTGCCTCCTTAGCTGCAATCTTTATTTTATGGATAAAGTCAGCCTTACTTTCAGCATTTTGAGCTTCCCTTACATTGGCACCAATAGAAGTTCCTGATTTAAAAATTTGATTTGCCAATGAGAATTTATTAATCCTATATAAGCTTTCCGAAAATTCAACAATATTTAATGCAAACGTAAAA from Chryseobacterium piperi encodes:
- a CDS encoding four helix bundle protein is translated as MRNDKENIIVNKTFTFALNIVEFSESLYRINKFSLANQIFKSGTSIGANVREAQNAESKADFIHKIKIAAKEADETEYWLLLCLESQYLNSPEEKLLSDLKEIVLILSKIISTSKFK